DNA from Hypanus sabinus isolate sHypSab1 chromosome 16, sHypSab1.hap1, whole genome shotgun sequence:
CAGTTTGAAATTGCTTGGCCACCACCCTGGGCTCCAATGTGGGCTCTCCAAGAAGGTGGAGACAAGCCAGCCCCGGAGCCCTTGTCAGAGTGAGGCATTACAGTGTTGGTATAACACCCTTGAAGTTGATCCCTGACCTGACCAGGCAACTGTTCCGGAAGAGTTCTGGGGGTAGAATTACCCACTGCCATTTGAAAAACTCTTAGCCTCAAATCAACCTCAGTGCTCTCTTCCACCCCAGCTCCTATCTTAAACCGGAGCTTATGGGGCAAAGATTTCACCATGTCCATTCTTTCTTGGGATCTCACTGGCTTAGTGTTCTCGTTGGAGCCTATCCTAGCAAGGTCCACCTCCACGTCACTAGGGGAAGAGAGCTGAGCTTCAAAGTGGTCCTCGCGGTTCGGGGATAACTTGCCTTGGTCACTCAGATGGTCATCAAAAAAGACAGGACTTCCAATGTTGGAACTTCCAGGGGTGGAGATACCAGAATCCTCAGACACCACACTGGACTCTTGTGCTTCTGCCCCAATAGATACCCCTCCCTGCTGGTTATTAGGTGGGAAGCTTTTATTGTCCACAGGATGAGCAACATAACCATTCACAGCCATGGCTGCAAGAGGTCCTTGGATCCCATTTGTGCAGCAGAGAGATGATGGATTACTTGGAGTGACTGGCATCTCtgcagggtccttaatgataccaAACCTGAACTTCAGAGCCAAGAGCTCAGCTTTCAGTCTGGCATTTTCTTCCAGTAAGGCAAGGACCCTCTGCTCAAGGACCATGTCGTTGACCCGCCGTTTCTCACGGGACCGCTTGGCTGCCTCATTGTTCTTCTTACGCTTGTCCCAGTAGCTGCTATCCTTTTTCTCTTCTGGGATGAACTCTCGCTTCCTCCGGTTGGCGGAGCTGGTATCCTTGGGCTTGACCTGCCTCATGCCCAGCAGGGATCTGGCCAAGAGGCTGTTGGTGCTGAGCAGGGACATGGCTTCTTCGGTGAAGGACATGTGCGGGCCACACAGCTCCAGCGAACGTGGGTGGGGCTCATTTTCCTGGAGTTGGTCTGCCCTCACTTCTCTTACCTCCTGGCAAGGTTTGGCTGCAGACACGTCCATCCTGACTGATGGAAACGCTTGTCTCTGATAGAAGGgctcaatgttgaacaagggaTCTGTTAAAATaacatagaaaaatagatggtTAGAATGCTATACATTATTCCCTAAGGCTtacttcaaattcaagttcaagtttattgtcattcagccatacacataTATACTGCTAAACAAATTAGCATTCctgtggggccaaggtgcaaaacgtaGTGAATATAAGACATAggtgtagaattaggccatttggcctatcaagactgctccaccatttaatcatggttgatcctttttctccctctcctctaccccactccccagccttctccccataactttacatgccgtgtccaatcaagaacctatcaagctctgccttaaatacacccaatgacctgcctccatagctgcctgtggtagtAACAGTCACACACATGACATGTAGTTAAAATCCTGTACTTAAAtcacaaagtaatattagcacGTCCCTAAGAATCACAGCCTTTAAGCCTACTCCAacacttccttcccacatagccctccatttttctttcatccatatgcttaACTAAGAGTCgcttaaatgttgctaatgtatctgcctctatcaccaactTTGGTCGGGCGTTCATCGCACCCATGACTCTCTGGGTAGAAAAatcctacttctgacatccccttaTAATTTCCTCGTCCCACTTTAAAACTACGTCCTCTCatattgctgccctgggaaaaaggtgccaGATTCCACACTATCTACGCTTCTTATCACCAtatacacatctatcaaatcgcccctcatcctcctttgttccaaaggcCAAAGCCCATAGcttgctcaatctttcctcataagacatactctctaaaccaggcagcatctttgtaaatctcttctgcaccctctcttaagtttctacatccttcctataatgaggcggcCAGAAATGATCAGTGGCGTGTTTGTCATCCAACTCTTTTGCAGGTATCGAAATTCTGATACCGCTCTTCCCTTCATCAATATCTCTGTCTCGATCTCTGAAGACAAACTGTCGACTGACATCTTTTTATAAAACTACCgattcccacagttatcttgactatacctcttcccatcctgtctcctgtaaaaatgctattcccttttctcagttccttcatctctactacatctgttcccaggatgaggctttcctttctaagacatcagagatgtcctccttcttcaaaggcaggggtttcccttcctccaccattgatactGCCCTCACTGACTTCTCTTCTATTTCCCGGACATCTCTGCTCACGCCATCTTTGCACCTATCACCCCATGAGCCTTTGCATCCAACATATCATctttgtaacttccaccatcttcaacaagATCCAAATACCAAACACACCTGTACCTTCCACCGACTTTcagttttccacagggatcaccctctgtgattcccttgtccagttGGCCCTCATCACTAATCTCCTTCCTTGTATACATCCCTGCAGGCTACACctgatcatttaccccctcccttaCCACAGTACAAGGCCCCAAAAAGTCTTTACAGGTGAGGcaacctgtgaatctgttgaggTCGTCTATCgaatctggtgctcctgatgtggcctctacACTGATGAGACCCAACATAAATTGAGGGACCCCTTTGCTGGGCACCTCTGTCCAGCTGCCAAAAATgtaacttcccggtggccaaccattttaattcccatccccattcctgttctcacaagccaatccatggcctcctcttttgccaggatgaagccactctcaggttggaggagcaacacctcgtattccatctaggtaccctccaacctgatggcatgaacattgatttttccaaTCTCTGGTGATTTTATTTCCTTCTTCCTTTTCCCTTCCTCTTCTGCTATTCCCCACtttagcctcttacctcttctcctcagctacctatcatctccccctTGGTGCtgctctttcttccctttctcccatggtccactctcctctcctatcagattccttcttcactatcctttacctttcccacccacctgacttctaGCTAGTTatcccttcctcccccccccccaccttttattgtggtgccctcccccttcctttccactcctgaagaTAAGTCTCTGACCGAAACATCGACtggttattcacttccatagatgccgcctgacttgctgagttcctccagcattttgtgtgtgtagcaggTATCAACCAGGCCAAGTAGAAAACCACATCAAATGACTCTCACAGGCTGGAGATGTTGGAACCTGGAGCATtaaacaaactgctgaaggaactcaaagtcaaagttgagtttactgTCAGGTAAACAatgtacaggtgcaatgaaaaacttgcttgcagcagcttcacaggcacatagcatcagatatgcagcattcacaagaaaaacataagctAAGCAAAAATTATACTGAAttacacaagaaagaacacaattagaacgaCCTTTGCAATGCAAAGTAGTCACAGTGTTGCCACATTGAGGTAGTGCCAGATGAATGAAGACcggaatggttgaagggaaggagctgttttgAACCTAGCAGTGCaagacttcaggcttctgcacctcctgccctcaacaggtcagacaatatctgtggaaggaaagggaCACTTGTTGATTCATGTCGAGACTCtgagaatgtagaacagagataGGCAGTATAAAGAAGTGAAACGGAGGGGTGATGCAGGGCACGGCAGGTGAAAGGCTGAGTGGTTCTTACAGACAACAAAACAGGAAACAGAAAGcacattattttaaaataaacttttaaaaGGATATGTGGTACAAAATAAAGAATGAAacatacatacactcagtggccactttgtcagGTACCTCTTCAGATGAGTATATCTttgcggtcttctgctgctgtagcccatctactacAAGATTTGATGTGCTctacattcagaaatgctcttctgcacaccactgttgtaatgtgtggttatttgaattactgctaccttcctgtcagtttgcacCAGACTGGCCATttgcctctgacctctctctttaacgaggcattttcacccacaggactgTCACTCACTGGGTGCTTTttttatcacaccattctctgtaaacaatagagactgtgtgaaaatcccaggactgAGGTACCcaagcaccaacaatcattccacagtcaaagtcacttagatcacatttctcttTAATGTGAGAATCTGAGACTGAGACTGAGACTGAGTTCAGATGAGGAATATCGATCAACACTCCATTTCCTCCACAGccgctgcctgacccattgagttcttccaatGCTCTGTCTATTGCTCCAGACTGCAACttttgcagtctcttgtatcgCACATCTATGATTAAAGTAGAAGCTGATATATCATAAATAAACTTATTTTTAAAATTACATATATCTTGAAATGTCAATGTGAGTAAATAGGGTGGTTTAGAAATGATATGAGGTGCTTGCCTTTATTGGCTGTTGTGTAGGATACGAAAGCAGGCACAACCATGCACTGGTTAGGCcatacctggagtactgtgtgcagttctgttcaccgcACTAGTGGAAAGATGTGATCACACCAGAGAGGCGCGGAGAAGGTTCACCAAGATATTGACTGGATTGGAACATATCAGTTATAAGGCGAGCCAGGATAGGCTGTGTTTGTTTCCCTGAAGTGCAGGATGCTgaaggggtgacctgacagaggtagaAACCTTTGAGGGTTTTTTAATGGGGGTGTCTAAAACAAGAGGAACTAAGTAGAAAGTAAGAAGCAGGAAATTTAGAGAGGGGGAGATTTTCACACAAATGTGGTTGGAATTGGGAATACATTGCCTGATGAAATGGTGCCATAGAGTAATAGGACAGCAGAGAAACCGGCCCTTTGGCTCTTCTAGTCAATGCCATCCTGGTCTTCTGCCTAACCCCATTTACCTATACCCAGACCATGGCACTCTATGGttcttcatccatgtgcctatccagatTTCTGTTAACTGTTATATTTAAGGGAATGTAACAAATGAGGCAGGTGCTCTCACAATACCTAAAAACCATTTCAGCAGGCATCTCAGTTGCCAATTCATGAATCACAACAGTGTAAATGGGGCCagtcagagaaaatgcagtgcagctgAGCAATAAACTGCAAGATCATAAccaggtggattgtgaggtcaacagCCCACTTCATCAATCAAACCTACATTatttatcaaaataaactgaaaCTGTTGCAGTTCTCTTCAATTACAAAGTCATGGTATTTGATAATTTCGATTAAGAATTATGAGATATAGCTTGAATCTCGGACTTCTGTCCAGCTGAATGATTGGCAGCTTTTGAGACCAACTTTCCTGTCAACAGTGCAGTTGACAAATATTGGGTTACTCTGAGTATATTGGAGAAGGTTTATGATTGTCATGTCAACCAAAAGACAGTGAAACAATTGTCTTGCGTACAGTTCAAACAGATGAGGTAATCCTACATCAGGTCATTGAGTTATTGATACTGCTGTATCATTGTCACGGGGACCAAAGTACAGGGAAAGTgttttcatacagatcaattaatTACACAACACTTTGAggaagaacaaggtaaaacaataacaatgcagaataaagtgtaacaactggcaagatcataacaaagtaaattgtgaggtcaagagtccatcttattgttcaAACATCTGACAATAGCAGGTTAGAAACTCCTTGAGCCAGCAGTCACTGGCAAAATATTTCCAGCTGAGGGGTTTGGACAATGAAAGCCTGTTGTAATTCTCAGTAGGGATACTATTTTCGATCTAAATTCAGCTGTATTGTTCAGACTACGCCAAGTAATAGCTGTCACCTAAAACCCCTTTCAGAGCATCTCTGGGAAAATCTGATGGGGAAGGAATCTCCTTCTTCTCAATTTAACCAAGTGAGTCAGAGGAAAGTCTGATTTACACCCACTTGAAGTTATATACTGAATCAGACTTATATTAGAGTAATATGATAATAAATGGGAATAATATATTACATACTACAACTTAGCTGGTATGAAAATCAAAGTTGAAACCGTATTCAAAGTTTGTTGGTGTGTTAAATTGCATATAACAGAAATAGTAATGTGATCACTCAAGTCGCGTATGTTTTCCCAAGGGGTTGCCTATTGATGAGTCCTCAGGTCGCTGAAGAGGCTGATACGGGACCCACACATATTCTGGGGCAGTGTAAACGCGAGTTAAGTCGTGGTCGTGGCTAGTGGTCAATAAATATTACAGAAAATACAGTAACGGCCATTATATTAGAGCAATTACGACATTGGATATCGAAGAATCGGCAGTAATGGGACGCTCATTAGAGAGAGTACACTGTTACGGGAGTTAAGGTGAGGTACTCGAAGTGATGTTATTGTAATAAAGCCAAGGAATCTTGTAATAAATATTACAGCAAGCTTAATTATTTTATGGGCAATAGATTCCGATAAATCATTGTTAAGTTTTCTGAAAATAAACAGGAACGCCATATTCTGGAAATCTGTAATAAAGCAGGAAATGTTGGAAACTGAGGGTCAGTCTATGAAGAGCGAAAGAGTTTAACTTTTCAATTTACTGATCAAGAGTGTTCCACCTGATAGGTTAACCGTCTTTTTATTCCGCAGAAGCTGCCCGACCTATTgtgtatttccagaattttctactTTTACCGCAGTTCATGTGACTAAATAATTTGTAGTAAAAATGGTAATTATACATTAGGTTAGAATAAATACGATAGCGCACAGGTAATAATATAAATGCGAATAAGCGATAATTAACTAGAGTTAGGAGTCAGTTGGAAGATTCTGTAAGTTAAAAGTCTTTGCCAGCATCACCGTTCTCTGTTTAATACACAACAGTCACGTTAACGAGAGCCCCCAGGATATTGGGGATTCGACCCCAACTCGCCAACACGAGCGGCCAGTATTTCTCAGTGTACCTCAGTACACTGAGGTATTTCCCCAGAACAGGTCGGCCACTTGACACAAACCCTGGCACTCTTTGTGAAGAATTGACGCTACAACCAGCCGAGGCTACAAACATCCACATAAATTTCCATTAAACTCAATCTCGCCTCCTTCCCAAACATGTGCCAGTCGGTATCTAATTAAAACGCAGTCTCATTACTCCCCGCACTCTCCCTCACATAAGCTAGTTAGTTCAAACTTACTTAGTCTCCCCGCTTCACTTGGCTGCTGAATCAACATTTTGGATAAAACTAAGTTTTGATCACTAAAGCGACTGAAGGGAAAAAGGCAAACTCACGACTCTCCTCGTCTTCCTCCACCACTGCTGGTTCGGGTTCCAGCGCAAAAATATTGTCATTCGCCACAGTTCCGAGTATATAATTCTCCTTCCTCGAAAGTAGATCTGTCCGGTCAGCAGGAGTTATCTAAGCTGTTGCAATGCTTTCTTTCCCCTAATGTTACCCAATCATGAAAAAGAACTCCTCCCACCGAGGCAGGAGTAAGATTCATTCCGCCTTCCTCACACTATTTCTGTAATTTACTCCTGCCCTTTCTGTAGTTTGTTATTTTCCACTGTGCACTGATCTGGAAACAGCGTACTTGTAGAATAAATTGTAACTTGTAGCATTTTGTTTATGTTTGTAGTGTGTACTGCCGCCGCAAAACAAcacgtcagtgatgataaacctgatcctgaatcCCGCTCCCCTCCTCACTCCGAGAGAGAAACAAATGCACGCTGAGACACTTCTGCGTATTTGCCTCTTCCCTCTCCCGTCCGGCAGCGAGTACCCGCGACTCCCATCCTCTCAGACGCACCCGTCCTGCTCTACCTTTGATATTTCAGTCTAccttcagaaccagaatcaggttaattGGCACTGACATTTGTATTTTTGTGGCAGT
Protein-coding regions in this window:
- the nfil3-6 gene encoding nuclear factor, interleukin 3 regulated, member 6, whose product is MDVSAAKPCQEVREVRADQLQENEPHPRSLELCGPHMSFTEEAMSLLSTNSLLARSLLGMRQVKPKDTSSANRRKREFIPEEKKDSSYWDKRKKNNEAAKRSREKRRVNDMVLEQRVLALLEENARLKAELLALKFRFGIIKDPAEMPVTPSNPSSLCCTNGIQGPLAAMAVNGYVAHPVDNKSFPPNNQQGGVSIGAEAQESSVVSEDSGISTPGSSNIGSPVFFDDHLSDQGKLSPNREDHFEAQLSSPSDVEVDLARIGSNENTKPVRSQERMDMVKSLPHKLRFKIGAGVEESTEVDLRLRVFQMAVGNSTPRTLPEQLPGQVRDQLQGCYTNTVMPHSDKGSGAGLSPPSWRAHIGAQGGGQAISNCPKNHANEDSNIKSENSILRNQLASLSAEVAQLKKMFSQQRCSNFK